In one window of Sediminispirochaeta bajacaliforniensis DSM 16054 DNA:
- a CDS encoding LacI family DNA-binding transcriptional regulator, with the protein MAKSTRTMKEVAEHLGLSRTTVSLVLQGRGDEYRISRETQQMVLDYVKKTSYKPNYFAKALNRGRSDIIGAVFPDVFESFMNNIIRGIESVLYERGYSLMISTSRFDNKRECSVIEKMVWQGVDGIILIPTMPFHGAAPYDGSHIEGLLRQGYPFVVVDRTIEGLETHTVLQNDRKAARNAVSKAIRQGARNVCCVSLALAASSIDARLAGYREAVRAARMAETIISLFSLNPESDDLEKQTVEVMRSASPVDTFFVTTSGLADKLSWILRTHHFDARIIRFGETPRWVEASMEDIPHPHKKMGEAASKLLLDVIRQPDLPSQHIVCEAG; encoded by the coding sequence ATGGCTAAATCGACAAGGACCATGAAGGAGGTGGCCGAGCATCTCGGGCTCTCGCGCACTACCGTATCTCTGGTGCTCCAGGGAAGAGGCGATGAATACCGCATCAGTCGGGAAACCCAGCAGATGGTCCTGGATTACGTTAAAAAGACCTCCTATAAGCCCAACTACTTTGCAAAGGCGCTTAATCGTGGTCGAAGCGATATTATCGGAGCGGTTTTCCCCGATGTTTTCGAATCCTTTATGAACAACATCATTCGGGGCATCGAATCGGTGCTCTACGAGCGGGGATATTCCCTTATGATCTCGACCAGTCGCTTCGACAACAAACGGGAATGTTCCGTGATCGAAAAGATGGTGTGGCAGGGAGTCGATGGTATCATTCTCATCCCGACCATGCCCTTCCATGGAGCGGCGCCTTACGACGGATCCCATATTGAGGGCTTGCTGAGACAAGGGTATCCCTTCGTCGTTGTCGATCGCACCATCGAGGGGCTTGAAACCCATACGGTTCTCCAGAACGACCGGAAAGCTGCGAGAAACGCGGTCAGCAAAGCGATACGTCAGGGGGCCAGGAATGTGTGCTGCGTTTCCCTTGCCCTTGCTGCATCATCCATCGATGCCCGACTTGCCGGTTACCGGGAAGCGGTACGAGCAGCGAGAATGGCAGAAACGATCATCTCCCTCTTTTCTCTCAATCCCGAAAGTGATGATCTCGAGAAGCAGACAGTGGAAGTGATGAGAAGCGCTTCACCGGTCGACACCTTTTTCGTCACGACCAGCGGTCTGGCGGATAAGCTTTCCTGGATCCTGCGTACTCACCACTTCGATGCAAGGATCATTCGATTTGGCGAAACTCCCCGGTGGGTCGAGGCTTCCATGGAGGATATTCCCCATCCCCATAAGAAGATGGGGGAAGCAGCATCCAAACTTCTTCTCGATGTCATCCGTCAGCCGGATCTTCCCTCACAGCACATCGTCTGTGAAGCAGGGTAA
- a CDS encoding D-lyxose/D-mannose family sugar isomerase encodes MKRSEINAIIEGAQAFFSEQGFHLPEWAFWNPEQWAAHKNECKEIFDCKLGWDITDFGSGRFETRGLTLFTLRNGLEGSYPKPYAEKIMVVGEEQETPFHFHWNKMEDIINRGGGKLAFELYMSDAQDGFSTQSVTVSVDGVKRTLKAGERLVLDSGSSLSLPQRLYHRFFAVKGYGKVMCGEVSMVNDDDSDNRFKEELGRFPAIDEDVPPTRLMVGDYRRFA; translated from the coding sequence ATGAAACGAAGTGAAATAAATGCAATCATCGAAGGGGCGCAAGCCTTTTTTAGTGAACAGGGGTTCCATCTGCCAGAATGGGCATTCTGGAACCCTGAACAGTGGGCCGCACATAAAAACGAATGTAAGGAAATTTTCGACTGTAAGCTTGGCTGGGATATCACCGATTTCGGTTCAGGGCGATTTGAAACCAGGGGACTGACCCTGTTTACCCTGCGAAATGGCCTTGAAGGAAGCTATCCAAAGCCCTATGCGGAGAAAATCATGGTGGTTGGAGAGGAGCAGGAGACTCCTTTTCACTTTCACTGGAATAAGATGGAGGATATCATCAACAGGGGAGGTGGGAAGCTCGCTTTTGAACTCTATATGTCGGATGCACAGGACGGCTTCTCCACGCAGAGCGTTACTGTATCCGTCGATGGTGTAAAACGGACCCTGAAGGCAGGCGAGCGACTTGTTCTTGATTCCGGATCGAGCCTGAGCCTTCCCCAGCGCCTATATCATCGCTTTTTCGCCGTAAAGGGATACGGAAAGGTAATGTGCGGAGAGGTCAGCATGGTAAATGACGACGACAGCGACAATCGTTTCAAGGAGGAACTTGGGCGCTTTCCTGCCATTGATGAGGATGTACCTCCCACGCGGCTTATGGTCGGCGATTACCGGAGATTTGCATGA
- a CDS encoding carbohydrate kinase family protein has product MKITATGCCLIDVLYREISYAGDAFCRLLSRVPGDGGLIPGGLVLANDLEAFAGRPFPELLYEISGGTEPTAVNLGGPAIVALVHAAQLLEKQGVESRFYGIVGDDPLAGQIKSFIGETPIQAFFQYMDKSPSPSTVVLADPYALEGKGERSFVHTIGAAEHLAVEQFPDDFYDTDILLIGGSALVPPLHAALTPLLKRAKEHGALTIVGTVYDFRSQKRDPKGIWPLGDRDSYRFIDLLVCDEEEALRLSATTRIEDAANRFIDWGVGALVITRGARHYLLWSGGKQFLSHEMAMLPVSRWVDDRLAADPSLKGDTTGCGDNFLGGLVASSAMQLPKKPSLREAAAWAAASGGFACFYHGGTYHQKRKGEKRRLLEPIVFSYRRQIGD; this is encoded by the coding sequence ATGAAAATTACGGCTACGGGGTGCTGCCTGATCGATGTACTCTATCGGGAGATATCCTATGCCGGAGATGCCTTTTGCCGCCTTCTTTCCCGGGTCCCGGGAGACGGCGGCCTCATTCCCGGAGGCCTCGTTCTCGCCAATGACCTCGAGGCCTTTGCAGGCCGCCCCTTTCCCGAACTTTTATACGAAATAAGCGGTGGTACGGAGCCCACGGCCGTGAATCTGGGAGGACCTGCCATTGTCGCCCTGGTTCATGCGGCACAGCTTCTCGAGAAGCAGGGGGTGGAGAGTCGATTCTACGGTATTGTCGGTGATGATCCCCTTGCCGGGCAGATCAAGTCCTTTATCGGAGAAACACCGATACAGGCGTTTTTCCAATACATGGATAAGAGTCCTTCGCCTTCTACCGTCGTCCTGGCAGACCCTTACGCCCTGGAAGGGAAGGGGGAGCGTAGCTTTGTCCATACCATCGGGGCGGCGGAACATCTTGCCGTGGAACAGTTTCCTGACGATTTTTATGATACCGATATCCTTCTTATCGGAGGTTCGGCCCTTGTTCCTCCGCTCCACGCCGCTCTTACCCCGCTTCTTAAAAGGGCGAAAGAGCACGGAGCCCTGACTATTGTGGGGACGGTGTATGATTTCCGAAGCCAAAAGCGTGACCCAAAGGGAATATGGCCTCTGGGAGATCGGGACAGCTATCGGTTTATCGATCTTTTGGTCTGTGATGAAGAAGAGGCCCTTCGCCTGAGTGCCACGACACGTATCGAAGATGCCGCGAACCGCTTTATCGACTGGGGGGTCGGTGCTTTGGTCATCACCCGGGGGGCAAGGCATTATCTTCTTTGGTCGGGGGGAAAGCAATTCCTTTCCCACGAGATGGCCATGCTGCCCGTCAGCCGCTGGGTCGACGATCGACTTGCTGCAGATCCTTCATTGAAAGGGGACACCACCGGATGTGGAGATAACTTCCTTGGTGGCCTTGTCGCCTCGTCTGCAATGCAGCTTCCCAAAAAACCCTCGTTACGTGAGGCGGCCGCCTGGGCCGCCGCCAGCGGGGGCTTTGCCTGTTTCTACCACGGGGGCACCTATCACCAGAAGCGGAAAGGGGAAAAACGGCGGCTTCTGGAGCCGATTGTCTTCTCATATCGAAGGCAGATCGGAGACTGA
- a CDS encoding MATE family efflux transporter, with the protein MRETVGGNSLDPLLREPVPRLVRTIGIPAAVGFLFNTGFNVVDTWYAGMLSTSTLAALSLSFPLFFIIIAFTEGFSVGVTAVVGNEYGAGRETSGRFVSAQVFSLGIILSLLLTLVGELAASPLFHLLGADGDYLSKALAYMRIIFAGALFFLFNGAINGILRAHGDTKSYRNVLIAGFLLNLLLDPLFIFGWLGIPRMGIRGLAFATILVQALGMSYMLYRLQKYTRFAGAHRHDFLPRPSAWLQLLGQGVPATLNSLTVGVGIFVITWFLGQFGERAVAAYGAAVRIEQIALLPTIGISTAVLSISARNSGAALFHRVKETEISALKYGLVLLVPAAFFLLAAPVLVGFFSSDQEVIAIGARYLRIDSLTLYAYVVLSVHVSLLQGLKRPRFAIAIGLFRQLLVPVPLFWLLSKTAGLGVSGVFWGIFAVTWMAAVIAALYCRHILSEYA; encoded by the coding sequence ATGCGCGAAACTGTGGGGGGAAATAGCCTTGATCCCCTTTTGAGGGAGCCTGTTCCTCGTCTTGTTCGGACCATCGGCATACCGGCTGCCGTAGGCTTTCTCTTCAATACCGGGTTTAATGTGGTTGATACCTGGTATGCGGGAATGCTCTCTACAAGTACCCTTGCGGCCTTGAGCCTCTCCTTTCCCCTTTTTTTTATTATCATTGCCTTTACCGAAGGTTTTTCCGTCGGGGTCACCGCTGTTGTCGGAAACGAATATGGCGCCGGGCGCGAGACCTCCGGTCGCTTTGTCTCCGCCCAGGTCTTTTCCCTGGGGATCATTCTTTCATTGTTGCTCACGCTTGTGGGGGAGCTTGCCGCATCACCGCTCTTCCACCTGCTTGGCGCAGACGGGGATTATCTTTCCAAGGCCCTGGCCTATATGCGAATCATCTTTGCAGGTGCTCTGTTTTTCCTCTTTAATGGTGCGATAAACGGCATTCTGCGTGCTCATGGCGATACCAAAAGCTATCGCAATGTCCTGATTGCCGGTTTTCTTTTGAACCTTCTTCTCGACCCTCTTTTCATCTTCGGCTGGCTTGGTATTCCCCGGATGGGCATTCGCGGGCTTGCCTTTGCGACGATCCTGGTTCAGGCCCTTGGTATGTCCTACATGCTGTATCGGCTGCAAAAGTATACACGCTTCGCTGGGGCACATCGACATGACTTTCTTCCCCGTCCCTCGGCATGGCTCCAGTTACTCGGACAAGGGGTGCCTGCTACTTTGAACTCTCTCACCGTGGGGGTAGGGATTTTCGTCATTACCTGGTTTCTCGGACAATTCGGCGAAAGGGCCGTTGCCGCTTATGGGGCCGCAGTGAGGATCGAGCAGATTGCTCTGCTCCCTACGATTGGAATTTCTACGGCGGTACTGAGTATTTCGGCGCGCAATAGCGGTGCCGCTCTTTTCCATAGGGTGAAAGAGACCGAGATATCGGCGCTCAAATACGGTCTTGTCCTTCTCGTTCCAGCTGCCTTTTTCCTTTTAGCCGCACCGGTGCTTGTCGGATTTTTTAGCAGCGACCAAGAGGTCATTGCTATTGGGGCCCGTTATCTGCGTATCGATTCCCTGACCCTTTACGCTTATGTTGTTCTTTCGGTCCATGTCTCCCTGCTTCAGGGCCTGAAAAGACCGCGTTTTGCCATCGCCATCGGGCTCTTCAGACAGCTGCTTGTACCTGTCCCTCTTTTCTGGCTCCTTTCTAAGACCGCAGGCCTTGGGGTAAGCGGGGTCTTCTGGGGAATCTTTGCGGTAACCTGGATGGCGGCAGTGATCGCGGCCCTTTACTGTCGGCATATACTTTCTGAATATGCCTAA
- a CDS encoding bile acid:sodium symporter, with amino-acid sequence MDRHINFFLVLAITLFITWFLRDFGGMLNSHEMFATVTIMLMYVGMGITTDSRQLLVGLRNWKLILFSQFSLFGLSPILAYGIFHAVMRYSHLEYAIGLLFLGCLPTTITSCIMLTKEYGGNTVGALYNSIVSQFLGLLLTPLLLSTLLATQFISVIPFSQVVENLCQKMIIPFAIGQFLRQRHVLLGRIPGIVTYYGIFFILYMKLAATFCKGDLLEYFHLLSIPLIGVFAFCSLLLLLVSLLTVGCKFSRKDQVCSIFTGTQKTMGMGIPLATIYFPKNVEIVSSVSLLIIFYYILIMVGAAFVVVRILPKQKI; translated from the coding sequence ATGGATCGACATATTAATTTTTTCCTTGTGTTGGCTATTACACTTTTTATTACGTGGTTCCTGCGTGATTTTGGCGGAATGCTGAACTCGCATGAAATGTTCGCTACGGTTACGATTATGCTTATGTATGTCGGAATGGGGATAACAACAGACTCCCGGCAATTGTTGGTAGGATTAAGGAACTGGAAACTTATCCTTTTTTCGCAATTTTCCTTGTTTGGCCTTTCACCTATACTGGCTTATGGTATTTTTCATGCTGTCATGCGATATTCCCATTTGGAATATGCTATAGGTCTGTTGTTTCTCGGTTGTTTACCCACTACCATAACGTCCTGCATTATGCTGACGAAGGAATACGGAGGTAATACTGTTGGAGCATTGTACAATTCAATTGTTTCGCAATTTTTGGGGCTGCTCCTTACCCCCTTGTTACTTTCTACGTTACTGGCAACTCAATTTATCTCTGTTATCCCTTTCTCACAGGTAGTGGAAAATTTATGTCAGAAAATGATTATCCCCTTTGCTATCGGACAGTTTTTGCGCCAGAGGCATGTGTTATTGGGCCGTATTCCGGGAATTGTTACCTATTATGGGATATTCTTTATTCTCTATATGAAATTGGCGGCAACCTTTTGTAAAGGAGATCTTCTTGAATACTTCCATTTGCTTTCGATACCCCTGATTGGCGTATTTGCCTTTTGTTCATTACTTTTACTGCTGGTATCACTTTTGACCGTTGGTTGTAAATTTTCACGGAAGGACCAAGTCTGTTCTATCTTTACAGGAACGCAGAAAACAATGGGAATGGGAATTCCTCTTGCAACGATCTATTTCCCGAAGAATGTGGAAATAGTCTCTTCCGTTTCCCTCCTGATAATTTTCTATTATATTTTAATAATGGTAGGTGCTGCTTTTGTTGTTGTACGAATTTTGCCAAAGCAAAAAATATGA
- a CDS encoding family 4 glycosyl hydrolase, with protein MKIVLIGAGSAQFGLGTLGDLFQSQALEGSEIDIVDIDEKALAHVQKIATSFLEESGKPFLVQAYTDRKEALRDADVVVISIEVGKRFPLWNQDWTIPQQYGIHQVYGENGGAGGVFHSLRITPVIVEICDDVMQFCPNAYVFNYSNPMTAITTAVLRKYPQLKFIGMCHEIASLKRYVPIILDTPYEDIALRAAGLNHFSVLLEASYRSTGKDAYPDILERAPAFFEREPGYSDLLSYVQKGGSVEQTEGSDRRSLLAGTRSSKSWADRTLFKTILERYRLLPITGDSHIGEYISWAWEIADHKGIKDFYEFYQIMLSRNEPKIGTETHERLVYILEALLKGAASYEEPAVNILNEDLIPELPSWIAVEVPGIVSASGIKGVKFPAYPKGFAALLRNYCGVYDLIAEAVLTSRKEYVIQALMANPVVDQCRCLPELVDIMIDRQKPWLDYLG; from the coding sequence ATGAAAATTGTGTTGATTGGAGCGGGAAGTGCTCAATTCGGATTGGGTACCTTGGGTGATTTGTTTCAGAGCCAGGCTCTGGAAGGAAGCGAAATTGACATCGTCGATATCGACGAGAAAGCACTGGCTCATGTACAAAAGATTGCAACATCTTTCCTGGAGGAAAGTGGCAAACCATTTTTGGTCCAGGCATACACTGACAGGAAAGAAGCCCTGCGGGATGCCGATGTCGTGGTCATCTCCATTGAGGTCGGTAAACGATTTCCTCTTTGGAATCAAGATTGGACCATCCCACAGCAATATGGAATTCATCAGGTTTATGGGGAGAACGGTGGAGCTGGTGGGGTATTCCATTCTCTTCGCATCACTCCGGTGATTGTGGAAATTTGTGATGATGTAATGCAATTTTGTCCTAATGCCTATGTATTCAATTATTCCAATCCGATGACAGCAATAACGACAGCAGTGTTGCGAAAGTATCCTCAACTTAAATTCATCGGAATGTGCCACGAAATAGCTTCGTTGAAACGTTATGTGCCGATAATTCTGGATACCCCCTACGAAGATATTGCTCTCCGGGCTGCAGGTTTGAATCATTTCAGTGTTCTGCTTGAAGCTTCCTATCGGTCGACGGGCAAAGATGCCTATCCTGATATCCTTGAGAGGGCCCCTGCTTTTTTTGAACGGGAACCTGGATATTCCGATCTGCTCTCGTATGTACAAAAGGGAGGATCTGTTGAACAAACAGAGGGAAGCGACAGGCGATCGTTACTTGCCGGTACCCGCAGTTCCAAGTCTTGGGCTGATCGCACGCTTTTTAAGACCATTTTGGAACGATATCGTTTATTGCCGATTACAGGTGACAGCCATATAGGGGAATATATTTCTTGGGCCTGGGAAATCGCTGATCACAAAGGTATCAAGGATTTCTACGAGTTCTACCAAATAATGCTCTCTCGAAATGAACCAAAAATCGGTACGGAAACACACGAACGATTGGTGTATATACTTGAGGCGCTTTTAAAGGGGGCTGCTTCTTATGAAGAACCGGCTGTCAATATTCTTAATGAGGATCTGATACCTGAACTTCCTTCATGGATTGCCGTTGAAGTACCAGGCATCGTTTCGGCATCGGGAATAAAAGGGGTAAAATTTCCTGCCTATCCCAAAGGCTTTGCGGCACTGCTTCGTAATTATTGTGGTGTATATGACCTGATTGCTGAAGCTGTGCTGACTAGTCGGAAAGAATATGTCATTCAAGCATTGATGGCCAATCCTGTCGTTGACCAGTGTCGGTGTCTTCCCGAATTAGTAGACATTATGATAGATAGGCAAAAGCCTTGGCTTGATTATTTAGGATGA
- a CDS encoding carbohydrate ABC transporter permease, with translation MIKKNQIIYNTIFCIFLFFFILLVFFPFYWMVNTSMKTENQLMMTPATLVPLDHISMKFLPSSINYQAVLKNTLFLHSIANSIIVAGVVTLVSLLLGSFSAYALAKLYFRGKKIILYLILTMTMFPRVSVLSGLYSVIRFLHISAIQSMILSYFLFTLPFTVWVMTSYYRQLPSSLLEAAYVDGATPFQSFFDILLPLTIPAAVTTGLLAFIAAWNEYLFALTFSSVSPKSRTIPVAIAMFSGTVSRQYPFGEIMAASVVITLPLLILVIVFQKKLVAGLTSGAIKQ, from the coding sequence ATGATTAAGAAAAACCAGATAATTTATAATACGATTTTTTGCATTTTCCTTTTCTTTTTTATTTTGCTTGTATTTTTTCCGTTCTACTGGATGGTAAATACATCAATGAAAACGGAAAATCAATTGATGATGACTCCTGCTACACTGGTTCCCTTGGATCATATTTCAATGAAATTCCTACCTTCCTCAATCAATTATCAGGCAGTATTGAAGAACACCCTTTTCCTTCATAGCATTGCAAATTCCATTATTGTTGCCGGAGTAGTGACACTGGTTTCCTTGCTCCTTGGTTCTTTTTCAGCCTATGCTCTTGCAAAATTGTATTTTCGGGGGAAAAAGATTATCCTGTATCTCATTCTTACTATGACAATGTTTCCTCGAGTCTCGGTTCTTAGTGGGTTATATTCCGTAATACGGTTTCTGCATATATCAGCAATACAAAGCATGATTTTATCTTATTTTCTGTTTACACTACCTTTTACTGTTTGGGTCATGACATCATATTATCGGCAACTTCCATCATCGCTCCTTGAGGCGGCTTATGTTGATGGAGCTACGCCATTTCAAAGTTTTTTTGATATTTTACTTCCACTTACGATACCCGCCGCTGTTACTACAGGGTTGCTTGCCTTCATCGCGGCTTGGAACGAATATCTATTTGCACTGACGTTTTCTTCGGTTTCCCCAAAATCGAGAACTATTCCCGTTGCCATTGCCATGTTCAGCGGAACCGTTTCCCGACAATATCCTTTTGGCGAAATCATGGCTGCATCTGTCGTCATTACGCTACCTTTGTTAATCCTTGTGATTGTATTTCAGAAAAAACTCGTTGCAGGATTAACTTCTGGTGCAATAAAACAATAA
- a CDS encoding carbohydrate ABC transporter permease, translated as MNALKKKESHLAIALLAPTLIVMCVIALYPLGSVLITSFTNRTFASSKITECIGLDNYSRLLHVKVLPIPDTIDSSDTVALLQSMPSEPYRYKPMKTFSFIGKPYVFVATDPEFLRALKDTISFTMITVFFETVLGMACALVFSHAFRGVGVLRMIMLIPWAIPTAVSSKMWAWMFGATRTGIINVIMQRFGLTDGQFPFLLEKSTQLWSIICIDVWKTTPFMTLLLIAGLQAIPKELYEAVKVDGAGAGRTFFCVTLPLVRNALMVAMIFRTLDALRVFDLFQIIFAQKRFSLASYTYYQLIDSKAMGYSSASSILIFLLVFLVSLIYVKLAGGISKND; from the coding sequence ATGAATGCCCTCAAAAAGAAAGAATCTCATTTGGCCATTGCCTTGCTTGCTCCGACCCTGATTGTGATGTGCGTCATTGCTTTATATCCCTTAGGTTCTGTATTGATAACAAGTTTTACCAATAGGACTTTTGCATCATCAAAAATAACGGAATGTATTGGATTAGATAATTATTCACGGCTTTTACATGTGAAGGTTCTTCCGATTCCAGATACTATTGATTCCAGCGATACTGTTGCTCTTCTGCAGTCCATGCCGTCAGAACCATATCGTTATAAACCCATGAAAACATTTTCATTTATTGGTAAGCCCTATGTTTTTGTGGCCACGGATCCAGAGTTTCTTCGTGCATTGAAAGATACAATTTCTTTCACCATGATAACCGTATTTTTTGAAACAGTATTGGGAATGGCTTGTGCTTTAGTATTTTCACATGCTTTTAGAGGTGTCGGGGTCCTCCGAATGATCATGTTGATTCCCTGGGCTATTCCGACAGCTGTGTCCTCAAAAATGTGGGCATGGATGTTTGGAGCCACTCGAACAGGAATTATCAATGTCATCATGCAACGATTTGGTCTTACAGATGGACAGTTTCCATTTTTGCTGGAGAAATCAACTCAATTGTGGAGTATTATTTGCATAGATGTATGGAAAACTACTCCATTTATGACCCTGCTTCTTATTGCCGGATTACAAGCAATCCCTAAGGAACTATATGAAGCAGTAAAGGTAGATGGAGCAGGAGCCGGTCGGACCTTTTTTTGCGTGACGCTTCCTCTGGTAAGAAATGCCCTTATGGTGGCCATGATTTTCCGTACGCTTGATGCATTACGGGTTTTTGATCTTTTCCAAATAATCTTTGCCCAAAAACGTTTTTCCTTGGCTTCCTATACATATTATCAGCTGATTGATAGTAAAGCTATGGGATATTCATCAGCTTCCAGTATTCTTATCTTTCTTCTGGTCTTTTTAGTTTCACTTATTTATGTCAAGTTAGCAGGAGGAATAAGTAAAAATGATTAA
- a CDS encoding ABC transporter substrate-binding protein has translation MKNCLVMVLCIFLSLGTLFANGTQESETQKKTKIRFAVKSVGKDYELMKEASETYESLHPDIDIELVETPESSTDRLGLYLQYFEAKSSELDAVLIDVVWPGELNEHLIDLNEYGAASYTSQHFPTMVQNNTVHGKLLAMPLYTDAGVLYYRTDLLKKYGFTLPPKTWNELEHIAQVVQSGERAAGNEDFWGFVWQGNAYEGLTCNALEWIYSHGGGTIMDKDGTVTIDNPKAAAGLDMAANWVGTISPSGITGFVEEDARSAFQAGNAMFMRNWPYCYSLGQSDSSAIKGRFDLTLLPTNVEGKNACTLGGWQLAVSKYSKHPKEAVDFIFYLSGKEEQKRRAIKGSYEPTIQSLYSDADVVKVNPFFAKLYDVFLNAVPRPSTAAAPNYAQVSKIFYSYTHDVLRKQMNGADAVTAMAIDMSEYSK, from the coding sequence ATGAAAAACTGTTTAGTGATGGTTCTGTGTATTTTTTTGTCACTGGGGACGCTCTTTGCAAATGGGACACAAGAATCTGAAACACAGAAAAAAACGAAAATTCGATTCGCTGTCAAATCTGTGGGTAAAGACTACGAATTAATGAAAGAGGCAAGTGAAACCTATGAATCGTTGCATCCCGACATCGATATTGAGCTTGTTGAAACGCCTGAATCCTCTACGGATAGATTGGGCCTGTATCTACAGTATTTTGAGGCAAAGTCCAGTGAATTGGATGCTGTTTTGATTGATGTTGTCTGGCCGGGAGAATTAAACGAGCATCTTATAGATCTCAATGAATATGGTGCAGCTTCCTATACGAGCCAACATTTTCCTACTATGGTGCAAAACAACACCGTACATGGAAAATTGTTAGCCATGCCTTTATATACGGATGCCGGTGTTTTGTACTATCGTACCGATTTACTCAAGAAATACGGCTTTACACTTCCCCCAAAAACATGGAACGAATTGGAACATATTGCTCAGGTTGTCCAATCTGGGGAAAGAGCTGCAGGAAATGAAGATTTTTGGGGGTTTGTTTGGCAAGGCAATGCCTATGAAGGTCTTACGTGCAATGCTTTGGAATGGATTTATTCACATGGTGGAGGAACCATAATGGATAAAGATGGCACAGTAACAATAGATAATCCTAAGGCTGCTGCAGGATTGGATATGGCAGCCAATTGGGTTGGGACCATTTCTCCCTCGGGAATTACTGGTTTTGTGGAGGAAGATGCCCGTTCTGCCTTTCAAGCAGGGAATGCCATGTTTATGAGGAATTGGCCATATTGTTATTCTTTGGGACAGTCTGACAGCAGTGCTATTAAGGGTAGATTTGATTTGACCTTACTTCCCACGAATGTTGAGGGCAAGAATGCCTGCACGCTTGGGGGATGGCAACTGGCCGTAAGTAAATACTCAAAACATCCAAAAGAAGCGGTTGATTTTATATTTTATCTTTCAGGAAAAGAAGAGCAAAAACGCAGGGCGATCAAAGGGTCTTATGAACCTACCATACAATCACTCTATTCCGATGCGGATGTTGTAAAAGTAAATCCTTTCTTTGCCAAATTGTACGATGTGTTCTTAAATGCCGTCCCCCGTCCTTCGACAGCCGCTGCTCCCAATTATGCACAAGTCTCCAAGATTTTCTACTCCTATACGCATGATGTCTTGAGAAAGCAGATGAATGGGGCTGATGCTGTTACAGCAATGGCCATAGATATGTCCGAATACAGTAAGTAA
- a CDS encoding FadR/GntR family transcriptional regulator: MHHEKSGTHYKDIIEHIKDLIATGVYSAGDKFPSERSLAEKFNVSRVPVREALKVLEYIGILKNVPNDGLYVHNLDISHIIENLSFGLSIQSQSVLSLFEVRISLESTACYYAAIRRTGEDITQIRLTLKKMRDLLKETKIKDADYEMLRLYSHEFHALLVRSAHNEILTGIYCSLFSLLELSKQYTIRREFDSYDSLLAHEAIFNKILSKDSNGARDDMIGHLVCARRKLEEAVLADTESVHDISDTAT, encoded by the coding sequence ATGCACCATGAAAAAAGTGGTACTCATTACAAAGATATTATCGAACACATAAAAGATTTGATTGCAACAGGAGTTTATTCTGCAGGAGATAAATTCCCTTCCGAACGAAGCCTGGCAGAAAAATTTAACGTCAGCAGGGTCCCTGTTCGGGAAGCCCTGAAGGTTCTGGAATATATCGGTATCTTAAAAAACGTCCCTAACGATGGGTTGTATGTACATAACCTCGACATATCCCATATCATAGAAAACCTCAGTTTCGGCTTATCAATACAGTCTCAAAGTGTTTTATCTCTTTTTGAGGTACGTATTTCCCTGGAATCGACGGCCTGCTATTATGCGGCAATACGACGAACAGGTGAAGACATTACACAAATTCGTTTGACGCTGAAAAAGATGCGGGATCTTTTGAAAGAGACTAAAATCAAGGATGCCGATTATGAGATGCTTCGGTTATACTCCCATGAATTCCATGCACTTCTGGTACGTTCAGCACACAATGAAATACTGACGGGTATCTATTGCTCTCTGTTCAGTCTCCTGGAATTGTCAAAGCAATATACCATAAGAAGGGAATTTGATTCCTATGACTCATTGCTGGCCCATGAGGCGATTTTCAATAAAATTCTTTCGAAAGATAGCAACGGAGCCCGTGATGATATGATAGGACATTTGGTGTGTGCGCGCCGTAAATTGGAGGAAGCCGTTTTGGCAGATACCGAAAGCGTACATGACATTTCTGATACAGCTACATAA